Proteins encoded within one genomic window of Argiope bruennichi chromosome 7, qqArgBrue1.1, whole genome shotgun sequence:
- the LOC129976032 gene encoding uncharacterized protein LOC129976032 has product MALRQFTSRCSKPLWSYLPAFKSNRIIPIAKNSSQLIETVPKSGWNLLAKDKLVASSGSSLLNKEQHTSSLHNNNNYIDLFTNNLHKKFYMPTNTINKINVYQDTNSIPISIIENFNKVEISDPPPSKQIIKKEAVRMILIRRRKMRKHKLRKLRKRMKFVFAKIKLKRELRKEQEFRKELLSQVEAADKFDAKAYVDQVLHTLRYHPKPETEDEVRERLRLLKKKNKYQTTVVRPRFDY; this is encoded by the exons ATGGCATTAAGACAGTTTACTTCGAGATGTAGCAAACCACTATGGTCATATTTACCTGCTTTTAAATCAAACAGAATAATACCTATTGCAAAAA attcttCGCAACTGATTGAAACAGTACCCAAATCTGGTTGGAACTTGCTTGCAAAGGACAAATTAGTTGCATCTTCTGGCAGTTCATTGTTAAATAAAGAACAACATACCTCATctcttcataataataataactacatTGACTTGTTCACAAATAATTTGCATAAGAAATTCTATATGCCAACGAATACTATTAATAAGATAAATGTGTATCAAGATACTAATAGCATTCCTATATctatcattgaaaatttcaataaagttgaaATAAGTGATCCTCCTCCATCAAAACAAATCATAAAGAAAGAAGCTGTCCGAATGATTCTTATACGTCGGCGTAAGATGAGGAAACATAAGTTAAGGAAATTGCGCAAACGAATGAAGTTTGTTTTTGCAAAGATCAAGTTGAAGAGAGAGCTTCGAAAAGAGCAAGAGTTTCGCAAAGAATTGCTGTCTCAAGTTGAAGCAGCTGATAAGTTTGATGCAAAGGCCTATGTGGATCAAGTATTGCATACCCTCAGATATCATCCTAAGCCAGAAACTGAGGATGAAGTGAGAGAGCGGCTCAGAttgttaaagaagaaaaacaagTATCAAACTACAGTTGTTAGACCAAGATTTGACTATTAG